GCGGCGAGGGGGCCGATAACGCGCCCGACGGGCCGTTTATCGACCTGCGCTATGCGCGCGACGATCTGCCGGATGAACCGACGGCGGCAAAGGTAGAGGTCTCCGAACTGCCCAGCTTGGACGAGGCCCGGCAACACATTGCGCCGGCGGTCCAGTTGGCGTTGAAGGAGTACCTGAAGGGCGAATTCCGGGAGGTAAAAAAATACCGCCCGACGCCAGGCGTCGAACGGTATGTCCGCGATACGGATGACGCGGTGGAGGAGCTGGAAGATGCCTCCACCGAGGATTGAACTGCCTTTACTGGGCGGTGGTGGTCTCTGTCGTGTATACCGGCGGATGGTCCAGCCAGTAGCGCAGGGTGTGAGCCGAGAACGGTTCCACTGGCGGCGTCTCGTTGCCATCGGCGTTCACCCATACGCCGGTATCGCCGGTCGCCAAAGGATAGATGTAGATCCAGCGGAGGCGCGGGGTTGCGGCGTCGTTATCATGGTCCTCAAGCCGGGTGTAGACCCAGCCTGAGTTGTCTGCGCCGTCGCCAGAGACATAGAGCTGGCTGGAGTGGGTGTTCTTGGTCCACATCCAGCGCGAGATGCGGAAGTCGTAAGCCCAGAATCCGTTGACGTCGTTGGAGCCTTCCGCCACGTCGATCCACAGCGGGCCGTAGAGGGGGATGAAGACGTTCGGGAAGCCGTAGTCGAAGACGCGGCCAAAGCCGGTGTTATAGTAGGCGTTCCAGGTCTCCTCGTCTTTGGTCGGCAGGACGACAGATGTTGCAGTGGTGAAGAAATCGGTCAGGGCCTTGTTAGCGGAGAAGAGCGTCATCGATAACTTCTCTTCATCTTCACCCTTTTTGGCGGTCAGTTGGATTTGCATCATCCCCGGCTTCAGGGTCGTCACGCTCAGATTGCCACCCTGCAGGCTGATCTCAAAGGAGTCCTTATCGTAGAGGTAGCCGCCGTCGTTGTCTGTCTTGTCGCCGTCGTTGTCTTCGTCCTCCAGCTCTTCGAGCGGGATCCAGGAGAAGGTGACGGCAGGGTCGCTGGAGGCGGCTGCGCCGAGGCCTTCGTCGTCGAGGCGGACGCTGGTGAAGCGCAGGAAGGAGTCACCCCAGATGTAGCCCTCGTGGCTATTGATGACCCCGTTGGCGGTCTGCTCGCCGTTGACCATGAGGGGGACGTTCATGAAAATGCCCAGATCGTTATTGAATCCCCACAGCCCGGTCATATCAAAGGCTGGGACTTGGGCCATCAGGTCGAGGGCGTTCTTGGCTGCCTGGGCTTCAACTTTACCGAAGACGGGGAAGTTGGACCCGAGGCCTTCCGTATTATCATTCAGGTTAAAATACCACTCGCTTC
The Verrucomicrobiota bacterium JB022 DNA segment above includes these coding regions:
- a CDS encoding peptidylprolyl isomerase, which produces MTHQRLRPLTTLLLLGALGSQASAQKLILAKLESQREFDIQTTGTINLDDFFRIYESDPTATFTVLLPTLSGTTIEGITRYGNLAGRDFTRNEPGFVTEEVPYEGGTIRRIQLTPTAIQVRLLPDEVPNAVANFMTYAADQAYDNTIVQRNPGAGFYGPPDFKIAQAGGYTVSSITEEISSLEDWEFGRITANSAVIAEKGQPNAQYTLAGATANNIFRSEWYFNLNDNTEGLGSNFPVFGKVEAQAAKNALDLMAQVPAFDMTGLWGFNNDLGIFMNVPLMVNGEQTANGVINSHEGYIWGDSFLRFTSVRLDDEGLGAAASSDPAVTFSWIPLEELEDEDNDGDKTDNDGGYLYDKDSFEISLQGGNLSVTTLKPGMMQIQLTAKKGEDEEKLSMTLFSANKALTDFFTTATSVVLPTKDEETWNAYYNTGFGRVFDYGFPNVFIPLYGPLWIDVAEGSNDVNGFWAYDFRISRWMWTKNTHSSQLYVSGDGADNSGWVYTRLEDHDNDAATPRLRWIYIYPLATGDTGVWVNADGNETPPVEPFSAHTLRYWLDHPPVYTTETTTAQ